A stretch of Leucobacter aridicollis DNA encodes these proteins:
- a CDS encoding FKBP-type peptidyl-prolyl cis-trans isomerase: protein MTDAPLTKPEIDAPEGPAPAELEIVDIVVGDGAEAAASSTVDVHYLGVEYDSGEEFDSSWSRGETVNFPLKALIPGWQVGIPGMKVGGRRKLVVPPAQAYGESGGHPLSGKTLIFVIDLKGVS, encoded by the coding sequence ATGACTGATGCACCGCTTACTAAGCCAGAGATCGACGCCCCCGAGGGTCCAGCTCCCGCAGAACTTGAGATCGTCGATATCGTCGTTGGCGACGGCGCTGAGGCTGCCGCAAGCTCGACCGTCGACGTCCACTACCTCGGCGTCGAGTACGACTCGGGCGAAGAGTTCGACTCCTCGTGGAGCCGCGGCGAGACCGTGAACTTCCCGCTCAAGGCCCTGATCCCCGGCTGGCAGGTCGGCATTCCCGGCATGAAGGTCGGCGGGCGCCGCAAGCTTGTCGTGCCCCCGGCACAGGCCTACGGCGAGAGCGGCGGACACCCGCTGTCGGGCAAGACGCTGATCTTCGTTATCGACCTCAAGGGCGTCAGCTAG
- a CDS encoding fumarylacetoacetate hydrolase family protein produces MRFAHLSPESDPTPELFIERGDRFVAVRDLGETFANLQELIEAGPEALARITAALAELPDDAGISAEGVNYAPAVLNPPVVLAVGLNYDEHASELALDNDSGPVLFTLFPNSLNGHNGTVELPTRISEEVDYEGELGVIIGRPAKNVTPEEALDYVFGYTAINDITARNVQFAEPQWSRCKSFDGFTPIGPVVVTADEIPDPQALAITTDVDDLRVQDSTTEFMIRTVAELISSISQSLTIMPGTVISTGSPGGAGRSRKPPLYLTDGTVVTVTIEKIGAVTAHCVAV; encoded by the coding sequence GTGAGATTTGCGCATCTATCCCCCGAATCCGATCCGACCCCCGAACTCTTCATCGAGCGGGGTGACCGGTTTGTCGCTGTCCGCGATCTCGGGGAGACCTTCGCCAATCTGCAGGAGCTGATCGAGGCCGGGCCAGAGGCCCTCGCCCGCATCACCGCCGCGCTGGCCGAGCTTCCCGACGATGCGGGCATCTCCGCCGAGGGCGTCAACTACGCCCCCGCCGTACTCAACCCGCCCGTGGTGCTCGCCGTCGGCCTGAACTATGACGAGCACGCGAGCGAGCTCGCGCTCGACAACGACTCCGGTCCGGTGCTCTTCACCCTGTTCCCGAACTCGCTGAACGGACACAACGGAACCGTCGAGCTGCCGACCCGCATCAGCGAAGAGGTCGACTACGAGGGCGAGCTCGGCGTGATCATCGGCAGGCCCGCAAAGAACGTCACCCCGGAGGAGGCGCTCGACTACGTCTTCGGGTACACGGCGATCAACGACATCACGGCTCGCAACGTGCAGTTTGCCGAGCCCCAGTGGTCGCGGTGCAAGTCGTTTGACGGCTTCACCCCGATCGGCCCCGTCGTGGTGACGGCCGACGAGATCCCCGACCCGCAGGCGCTTGCGATCACGACCGACGTCGACGACCTCCGGGTGCAGGACTCGACGACCGAGTTCATGATCCGCACGGTCGCCGAGCTCATCTCGTCGATCTCGCAGTCGCTCACCATCATGCCTGGCACCGTCATCTCGACGGGCTCACCCGGCGGCGCTGGTCGGTCGCGCAAGCCGCCGCTGTACCTCACGGACGGCACGGTCGTCACCGTCACGATCGAGAAGATCGGCGCCGTCACCGCGCACTGCGTCGCCGTCTAA
- a CDS encoding aspartate ammonia-lyase, with amino-acid sequence MSAQTRTETDSLGSVEIPASAYWGVHTARAHENFPIARRPISVYPDFIRAFACVKQAAARANLEIGALDEQRATLIDRACEEIKTGMLHDQFVVGVVQGGAGTSSNMNANEVITNRALELAGHAKGDYSYINPNDHTNHSQSTNDTYPTAIKIALAFSLGSLLEELRLLSESFAAKGREFSHIIKVGRTQLQDAVPMTLGQEFNAFAVTLREDIERLQEAVSLLGEVNMGATAIGTGINAPKGYKESVIRHLREITELNLVTAGDLVESTSDTGVFVTFSGALKRSALKLSKISNDLRLLSSGPQAGLGEINLPARQAGSSIMPGKVNPVIPEAVSQVAYAVAGSDVTVSMAVEAGQLQLNAFEPIIAHSLFQSITWLERACQTLRVNCVDGITANEDRLEDMVARSVTVITALAPVIGYAEAAKLAKEALSTNAKVSDLVVSRGLLDQAQLDDILQPSKLAGLAPETDAIPVIEHDAASGDAGDPNPEA; translated from the coding sequence ATGTCTGCCCAAACCCGTACCGAAACGGATTCACTCGGCAGCGTCGAAATACCCGCATCGGCATACTGGGGCGTGCACACGGCGCGCGCCCACGAGAACTTCCCGATCGCGCGCAGGCCGATCTCGGTGTACCCCGACTTCATCCGCGCGTTCGCATGCGTGAAGCAGGCTGCCGCGCGCGCCAACCTCGAGATCGGCGCGCTCGACGAGCAGCGCGCGACGCTCATCGACCGCGCGTGCGAAGAGATCAAGACGGGCATGCTCCACGACCAGTTCGTCGTCGGCGTCGTGCAGGGCGGCGCGGGCACGTCGAGCAACATGAACGCGAACGAGGTCATCACGAACCGCGCGCTCGAGCTCGCCGGCCACGCGAAGGGCGACTACTCATACATCAACCCGAACGACCACACGAACCACAGCCAGTCGACGAACGACACCTACCCGACCGCGATCAAGATTGCGCTCGCGTTCTCGCTCGGCAGCCTGCTCGAGGAGCTGCGCCTGCTCTCCGAGTCCTTCGCCGCCAAGGGGCGCGAGTTCTCGCACATCATCAAGGTCGGCCGCACGCAGCTGCAGGACGCCGTCCCGATGACCCTCGGGCAGGAGTTCAACGCGTTCGCCGTGACGCTCCGCGAGGACATCGAGCGCCTCCAGGAGGCCGTCTCGCTGCTCGGCGAGGTGAACATGGGTGCGACCGCTATCGGCACCGGCATTAACGCGCCGAAGGGCTATAAGGAATCGGTGATCCGCCACCTCCGCGAGATCACGGAGCTCAACCTTGTCACGGCGGGCGACCTCGTCGAGTCGACGAGCGACACCGGCGTCTTCGTGACCTTCTCGGGCGCGCTCAAGCGCTCGGCGCTGAAGCTCTCGAAGATCTCGAACGACCTCCGCCTGCTGTCCTCGGGCCCGCAGGCAGGACTCGGCGAGATCAACCTGCCGGCCCGCCAGGCAGGTTCGTCGATCATGCCGGGCAAGGTGAACCCGGTGATCCCCGAGGCCGTCTCGCAGGTCGCGTACGCCGTCGCTGGCTCCGACGTCACCGTCTCCATGGCAGTCGAGGCCGGGCAGCTCCAGCTCAACGCGTTCGAGCCGATCATCGCGCACTCGCTGTTCCAGTCGATCACCTGGCTCGAGCGTGCGTGCCAGACGCTGCGCGTGAACTGCGTCGACGGCATCACCGCGAACGAGGATCGCCTCGAGGACATGGTCGCCCGCTCGGTCACCGTCATCACGGCGCTCGCACCCGTCATCGGCTACGCCGAGGCCGCGAAGCTCGCGAAGGAGGCCCTCTCCACGAACGCGAAGGTCTCGGACCTCGTGGTGTCGCGCGGGCTGCTCGATCAGGCGCAGCTCGACGACATCCTGCAGCCGTCGAAGCTCGCGGGCCTCGCGCCCGAAACCGATGCTATCCCGGTGATCGAGCACGACGCCGCCTCGGGCGACGCGGGAGATCCGAACCCGGAGGCGTAA
- a CDS encoding MFS transporter produces MSGTFRSLSIRNYRIWFFGAFISNVGAWMQATTQNWVVLTELTDNNASAVGITMALQFGPQLLLVPFSGAVADRFDRRKVLLVTQSLLMLLALGLGLLLVTGSAEIWHLYGFALGLGVVNAFDATSRQAFVSDLVGNDQLSNAVALNSASFNSARLVGPAVAGVLIAAIGSGWVFLINAASFLAMLGALLLITTRHERSEGGAKRESQLRQLSAGFRYVMGRHDIFVIFVMVFLVGAFSMNFPVMSSTMAVEFGRGAGDYGLLSSILAIGSLTGALLAARRPAARMRVVVISVGGLGLVSLIGAAMPTFWLFAATLVFFGLATSTMLTTANGFVQTTSDPAVRGRVLALYMAILMGGTPIGAPLVGAAADVLGPRSTFVISGVAALIAFAIGMAWLMSERKLRLRWDGGPRFTHAGRPGLDDSRVGQVETLTAPLDVLRREPELVDPLEANWDSAPQEAPPTTGIIPLPKPKNPREDDDPDVNGG; encoded by the coding sequence GTGTCAGGTACGTTCCGATCCTTATCTATCCGCAACTACCGGATTTGGTTCTTCGGAGCGTTCATCTCCAACGTGGGTGCCTGGATGCAGGCCACCACGCAGAACTGGGTCGTCCTCACCGAGCTGACTGACAATAATGCGTCAGCGGTCGGCATCACGATGGCGCTGCAGTTCGGCCCGCAGCTGCTGCTCGTCCCATTCAGCGGGGCCGTCGCGGACAGGTTCGACAGGCGCAAGGTGCTGCTCGTCACGCAGTCGCTGCTCATGCTGCTCGCGCTGGGGCTCGGGCTGCTGCTCGTGACCGGCTCGGCCGAGATCTGGCACCTGTACGGGTTCGCGCTCGGCCTCGGCGTCGTGAACGCGTTCGACGCGACCTCGCGCCAGGCCTTCGTCTCGGACCTCGTTGGCAACGACCAGCTCTCGAACGCCGTCGCGCTGAACTCGGCGTCGTTCAACTCGGCCCGCCTCGTCGGCCCGGCGGTCGCCGGCGTGCTCATCGCGGCGATCGGCTCCGGCTGGGTGTTCCTCATCAATGCCGCGTCCTTCCTCGCAATGCTGGGCGCGCTGCTGCTCATCACGACACGGCACGAGCGATCCGAGGGCGGCGCCAAGCGGGAGTCGCAGCTGCGGCAGCTCTCCGCGGGCTTCCGGTACGTCATGGGGCGCCACGACATCTTCGTCATCTTTGTGATGGTGTTCCTCGTCGGCGCGTTCAGCATGAACTTCCCCGTGATGTCGTCGACGATGGCGGTCGAGTTCGGGCGCGGGGCCGGCGACTACGGCCTGCTCTCCTCGATCCTCGCGATCGGATCCCTCACGGGGGCGCTGCTTGCCGCGCGCCGCCCGGCCGCTCGGATGCGCGTCGTCGTGATTTCGGTGGGCGGCCTCGGCCTGGTGAGCCTGATCGGCGCAGCCATGCCGACGTTCTGGCTGTTCGCTGCGACGCTCGTGTTCTTCGGGCTCGCGACCTCGACGATGCTCACGACCGCGAACGGGTTCGTCCAGACCACATCCGATCCCGCGGTCCGCGGCCGCGTGCTCGCGCTCTACATGGCGATCCTCATGGGCGGCACACCGATTGGCGCCCCGCTCGTCGGCGCGGCGGCTGACGTGCTCGGCCCGCGCTCCACGTTCGTCATCAGCGGGGTTGCCGCCCTGATCGCATTCGCGATCGGCATGGCCTGGCTGATGAGCGAGCGCAAGCTGCGGCTGCGCTGGGACGGTGGCCCCAGATTCACGCACGCCGGTCGTCCGGGCCTCGACGACAGCAGGGTGGGGCAGGTCGAGACGCTGACCGCTCCGCTTGACGTCCTGCGGCGCGAGCCGGAACTCGTCGACCCGCTGGAAGCGAACTGGGATTCGGCGCCACAGGAGGCGCCGCCGACGACCGGCATCATTCCGCTCCCGAAGCCGAAGAATCCTCGCGAGGACGACGATCCGGACGTCAACGGAGGGTAG
- a CDS encoding M48 family metalloprotease produces the protein MYSAVRRNKINSALIILLFLGIVGGLGWLASAIYQSPGIVIAVMGFALIYALIQYFMAGKQAVSMSGAVQIGPHDNPRLYRVVENLAITTGMPMPEVYIVNDPAPNAFATGRDPDHAIVAATTGLLDIMTDAELEGVMAHELGHVRNYDIRVSMIVYGLTVAVGMIADMLVRMAFFGRNNNNNNPVVMIFGLVAMLVAPLVASMVQLAVSRQREYLADATGALTTRHPEALASALHKLSEYGRPLQKQQSSMAHLWIADPLKPGVMQRLFATHPPIPERIRRLLDMGGKM, from the coding sequence GTGTATAGCGCCGTTCGCCGGAACAAGATCAACAGCGCCCTCATCATCCTGCTGTTCCTCGGCATCGTCGGGGGTCTCGGCTGGCTCGCCTCGGCGATCTACCAGTCGCCAGGCATTGTCATCGCCGTCATGGGCTTCGCGCTCATTTACGCGCTCATCCAGTACTTCATGGCTGGCAAGCAGGCGGTCTCGATGAGCGGCGCCGTGCAGATCGGGCCGCACGACAACCCGCGGCTGTATCGCGTCGTCGAGAACCTCGCGATCACGACGGGGATGCCGATGCCCGAGGTGTACATCGTGAACGATCCCGCGCCGAACGCGTTCGCCACGGGGCGCGACCCCGACCACGCGATCGTCGCCGCCACCACGGGGCTCCTCGACATCATGACCGACGCCGAGCTCGAGGGCGTCATGGCGCACGAGCTCGGGCACGTGCGCAACTACGACATTCGCGTCTCGATGATCGTCTACGGGCTCACCGTCGCGGTCGGCATGATCGCCGACATGCTCGTGCGCATGGCGTTCTTCGGGCGGAACAACAACAATAACAACCCGGTCGTCATGATCTTCGGCCTCGTCGCGATGCTGGTCGCGCCGCTCGTCGCGAGCATGGTGCAGCTCGCCGTCTCGCGACAGCGCGAGTACCTCGCCGACGCGACGGGGGCGCTCACCACGCGCCATCCTGAAGCGCTCGCGAGCGCGCTGCACAAGCTGTCGGAGTACGGCCGGCCGCTGCAGAAGCAGCAGTCGAGCATGGCGCACCTGTGGATCGCGGATCCGCTGAAGCCGGGCGTCATGCAGCGCCTCTTCGCGACGCACCCGCCGATCCCCGAGCGGATCCGGCGGCTGCTGGATATGGGCGGAAAGATGTAA
- a CDS encoding LemA family protein has product MSTGLVITLVVVALVLIVGIYLWATYNSLVTLRVRVEEAWSDITVQLKRRADLIPSLVETVKGYAAHEQGVFDSVTKARAETISAQGPAEASIAENHMQSALKSIFAVAEAYPQLQASQNFLQLQGELVDTENKVQAARRFYNGGVRELNTKIQVFPNNLLAGPFGFTQREFFEVDDAAAIAEPPRIQF; this is encoded by the coding sequence ATGTCAACCGGATTGGTCATCACGCTCGTCGTCGTCGCCCTCGTGCTCATCGTGGGCATCTACCTCTGGGCTACCTACAACTCCCTCGTCACGCTCCGCGTGCGCGTTGAAGAGGCGTGGAGCGACATTACGGTGCAGCTCAAGCGCCGTGCTGACCTGATCCCGTCGCTCGTCGAGACCGTGAAGGGCTACGCCGCGCACGAGCAGGGCGTGTTCGACTCGGTGACGAAGGCGCGCGCTGAGACCATCTCCGCACAGGGGCCGGCAGAGGCCTCGATCGCCGAGAACCACATGCAGTCGGCGCTGAAGAGCATCTTCGCGGTGGCTGAGGCGTACCCGCAGCTGCAGGCGAGCCAGAACTTCCTGCAGCTGCAGGGCGAGCTCGTCGACACCGAGAACAAGGTGCAGGCGGCGCGCAGGTTCTACAACGGCGGCGTGCGCGAGCTCAACACGAAGATCCAGGTGTTCCCGAACAACCTGCTCGCCGGCCCGTTCGGCTTCACGCAGCGCGAATTCTTCGAGGTTGACGACGCGGCGGCAATCGCAGAGCCGCCGCGCATCCAGTTCTAA
- a CDS encoding D-arabinono-1,4-lactone oxidase — MLPVSKRWHNWARTESSTPVTEIFPRSADQIIAAVERARDTGHTVKPIGASHSFTAIGATDGIRLGLNRMRGLVSADPAAGRVTLWAGTHLWELPAILGPLGLALANMGDIDKQTITGATQTGTHGTGLALGGISTGVVGATLVTGTGELLTVSEDENSELLPAVALGLGALGVLVTVTIQCVPRYLLRAVEAPETLDAVLDDYVARNRAVDHFEFYWFPHTTGARTKTNTRIPIDPALGPAGSGARPLGAVSRYVDEEVVNNTMLGAVVGFERWVPAATPSVNRAIQSVSSERDYVDESHLVYVTNRRVHFREMEYSLPLEAVPSALRELRALIERRKFRVSFPIEVRAAAADELMLSTAHGRESGYVAVHRYWKDREDNYFREAEAVLAAHDGRPHWGKMHTLSARDFSERYPKFGEFLAIRDRLDPDRLFTNPYLDRVLGE; from the coding sequence GTGCTTCCTGTGAGCAAGCGCTGGCACAACTGGGCGCGCACGGAGTCGTCGACGCCCGTCACCGAGATCTTCCCGCGGTCCGCGGACCAGATCATCGCCGCAGTCGAGCGCGCGCGCGACACCGGGCACACGGTGAAGCCGATTGGCGCGTCGCACAGCTTCACCGCGATCGGGGCGACCGACGGAATCCGGCTCGGGCTGAATCGGATGCGCGGGCTCGTCTCAGCGGACCCGGCCGCTGGCCGCGTGACGCTGTGGGCCGGAACGCACCTGTGGGAACTTCCCGCGATTCTCGGCCCGCTCGGGTTGGCGCTCGCGAACATGGGCGACATCGACAAGCAGACCATCACCGGCGCGACCCAGACCGGTACGCACGGCACGGGCCTCGCGCTCGGCGGCATTTCGACCGGGGTGGTCGGCGCGACCCTGGTCACGGGAACCGGGGAACTGCTCACCGTGTCCGAGGACGAGAACTCCGAGCTGCTCCCGGCGGTGGCGCTCGGCCTCGGCGCCCTCGGTGTGCTCGTGACAGTGACGATCCAGTGCGTGCCGCGGTACCTGCTCCGCGCGGTCGAGGCCCCGGAGACGCTCGACGCGGTGCTCGACGACTACGTGGCGCGCAATCGCGCGGTCGACCACTTCGAGTTCTACTGGTTCCCGCACACCACGGGCGCCCGCACGAAGACGAACACGCGCATCCCGATCGATCCGGCGCTCGGCCCGGCCGGCAGCGGGGCACGGCCGCTCGGCGCGGTCTCGCGCTACGTCGACGAAGAGGTCGTCAACAACACGATGCTCGGCGCCGTTGTCGGATTCGAACGCTGGGTCCCTGCCGCGACGCCGTCCGTGAATCGCGCCATCCAGTCGGTGTCGAGCGAGCGCGACTACGTCGACGAGTCGCATCTCGTGTACGTGACCAACAGGCGCGTGCACTTCCGCGAGATGGAGTATTCGCTCCCGCTCGAGGCCGTGCCGTCGGCGCTGCGCGAGCTGCGGGCACTCATCGAACGGCGGAAGTTCAGGGTCTCGTTCCCCATCGAGGTGCGCGCGGCCGCCGCTGACGAGCTCATGCTGTCGACCGCGCACGGTCGCGAGAGCGGCTACGTGGCGGTGCACCGGTACTGGAAGGACCGCGAGGACAACTACTTCCGCGAGGCCGAGGCCGTGCTCGCCGCGCACGACGGGCGCCCCCACTGGGGGAAGATGCACACGCTCAGCGCGCGCGATTTCAGCGAGCGCTACCCGAAGTTCGGCGAGTTTCTTGCGATCCGCGACCGATTGGATCCGGATCGGCTGTTCACAAACCCCTACCTTGACCGCGTGCTGGGGGAGTGA